The DNA segment CGTGATTCCGGAGTCGCAAGCGGTGCTGAAAGCTTCTAACCAAGGCGTACCGGTGATCCTCGACGACCAAAGCGACGCCGGTCAGGCGTATAGCGATGCCGTCGATCGTTTACTCGGCAAGGAAGTGGGGCATCGCTTCCTCGACGTGCAGAAGAAAGGCCTCCTGCAACGCCTGTTCGGAGCTCGCTAATGAACATTTTTGACTTCTTTCGAGAACGTAAGAAGGAATCCACCGCGTCCATCGCGAAAGAGCGCCTGCAGATCATCGTCGCCCACGAGCGCGGTCAACGCAGCCAACCTGACTACCTGCCAGCCTTGCAGCAGGAACTGGTCGAGGTCATTCGCAAATACGTGAACATTGATTCGGATCAAGTACAAGTCGCACTGGAAAACCAGGGCAGCTGCTCGATTCTGGAGCTCAACATCACCCTCCCGGATCGTTGATTCAACTATCCCCCTCTCCCTCCGGGAGAGGGGCTAGGGGTGAGGGAAACACGGACTCACCGTCATCTACCCCCTCACTTCTCGCGACCCCCATGCCGCTGTCGAATATTGAAATAATCCACCAGGATGCAGCCATTCTGGTGATCAACAAGCCGACCCTGCTGCTTTCAGTGCCTGGCCGCGCCGACGATAACAAAGACTGCTTGATCACTCGGCTACAGGAACATGGTTTCCCGGAGGCCCGCATCGTCCATCGCCTGGATTGGGAAACCTCTGGGCTGATCCTCTTGGCCCGGGATGCTGACAGTCACCGCGAACTGTCACGGCAATTCCACGACCGCGAGACGGAAAAAGCCTACACCGCGCTGTGCTGGGGCGAACCGGAGTTGGACAGCGGCCGGATCGAATTGCCCTTACGTTACGACCCCCCCACCAAGCCGCGACACGTGGTCGATCACGAACTGGGGCGGCACGCCCTGACCTTCTGGCGCGTATTGGAGCGCTGCGGCCATTACAGCCGAGTCGAGCTGACCCCGATCACCGGTCGCTCGCACCAGCTACGGGTACACATGCTCTCGATCGGCCATCCGCTACTCGGTGATCGCCTGTATGCACCTGAGCAAGCCCTAGCCGCCCATGAGCGGCTATGCCTACACGCCAGCATGCTCGCCTTCAGCCACCCGCAAACCGGCGAACGCCTGCGCTTCGACTGCCCGGCGCCGTTCTGAATAGCGTCATTCCCGGATTGCATCCGGGCCACAGGCTGCCTGTGTAGGAGCGGATTTATCCGCGATACGATCCACCGCCGAGCTTCGCGGATAAATCCGCTCCTACAGGTTCACGCCGCGGAGTCCCTCGCGACGTATCCAGCCCAACGACCCAAGCCAATACGGTAAACTCCCGAGATTGCCGCCTGGAGCGCCCTATGCGTGAAGAATTGAACCAAGGCCTGATCGATTTCCTCAAGGCCTCACCCACCCCTTTTCACGCCACCGCCGGTCTGGCCCAACGCTTGGAAGCCGCTGGTTTTCAAGCGTTGGACGAGCGTGAGTCCTGGGCCACTGAGCCGGGCGGCCGTTACTACGTGACGCGCAATGACTCCTCGATCATCGCCATCAAGCTCGGCAAGCGTCCGCCGCTGGACGGCGGCCTTCGCCTGGTTGGCGCGCACACCGACAGCCCCTGCCTGCGGGTGAAACCACAACCGGAGTTGCAGCGCCAAGGCTTCCTGCAACTGGGGGTGGAAGTCTACGGCGGCGCCCTCCTCGCACCCTGGTTTGACCGCGACCTGTCGCTCGCCGGACGCGTCACCTTCCGCGAAGGCGGCAAGGTGCAGAGCCAGCTGATCGACTTCCAGCTGCCCATCGCGGTAATCCCCAATCTGGCGATCCACCTCAATCGCGAAGCCAATCAGGGCTGGCCGATCAATGCGCAGAACGAACTGCCGCCGATTCTGGCCCAGGTCGCCGGTGATGAGCCTTATGACTTCCGCGCCCTGCTGGCCGATCAGCTGAGCCGCGAACATGGCCTCAACGCCGACGCGGTGCTGGATTTCGAACTGAGCTTCTACGACACCCAAAGTGCGGCCGTGATTGGTCTGAACGGCGACTTTATCGCCGGCGCGCGACTGGACAACCTGCTGTCCTGCTATGCCGGCCTGCAAGCGCTGCTCAACAGCGAGGGCGATGAAACCTGCGTCCTGGTCAGCACCGACCACGAAGAAGTAGGCTCCTGCTCTGCCTGTGGCGCCGATGGCCCGATGCTCGAGCAAGTGCTACGGCGTTTACTGCCGGAAGGCGATGCGTTTGTGCGGATCATCCAGAAATCCTTGCTGGTATCCGCCGACAACGCCCACGGCGTACACCCGAACTACGCCGACAAACACGACGCCAACCATGGCCCCAAGCTCAACGCCGGTCCGGTGATCAAGGTCAACAGTAACCAGCGTTACGCGACCAGCAGCGAAACCGCCGGCTTCTTCCGCCACCTATGCTTGGCCGAAGAAGTGCCGGTGCAGAGCTTTGTGGTGCGTAGCGACATGGGCTGTGGCTCGACCACCGGCCCCATCACCGCCGGCCAGCTCGGTGTACGCACAGTGGATATCGGCCTGCCGACCTTCGCCATGCACTCGATCCGCGAACTAGCCGGCAGCCATGACCTGGCGCATTTGGTGAAGGTACTGACGGCGTTCTACGGCAGCGCCGAACTGTCCTGAGCGGCTTACTTCCCCACTGCACATCTGCGCAGTGGCCGGAGGACAGTGCCTGTAGGGTGCGGCTCACCGCGCCATAGCGCGCCCATCGAGCAGCGTTGGCGCGATAAATCGCCCCCTACGAACAACTACAGTTTGAACTGCTGCCGATAGGCTACCGCTGTCTGCCCGGTGACGCGCTTGAAGCTGCGGCGGAAGCTGGACTCGTCGCTGAAGCCCAGACTATCGCTGATCAGGCTGACCGAGTCGGAGGTCAGGATCAGCCGCTCGCCGGCCTGGTTGAGCTTGATCAGGCGTATCTGGTCGGCCACTGAGTTACCCGTCAGCGCCTTGATCCGGCGCGCCAGGGTGCGCGCCGTCACGGCCAGCTCATCCGCCAGTTGCTGCACGTTGAGCTGTTGCGCCGGTCGCTTTTCCACCAGCAGATGCAGCCTGCGCAACAGCGGGTCAGTCTGCTCCATCAAGCTGATGGCGCTAAAAACCGGAGCGGCTGGCTCCGGCCGCGGCAGCACCATCAGTTTCGCGATGTCGCGATAGACCGCTACCCCCAGTAGCCCCTCGATCACTGCCTTGGCGATCGGCAGGTAGCCGCTGGCCCCGGAAGCCGTGGCGGTCTGGCGGTTGAACACCTGGGTGCGCTGCAACTGCCAGTTCACTTGGGGAAAACGCGCCTGCACGCTGTCCGCCAGCCACCAGGTGGCGGTCGCCGCCTCGCCGTTCAAACGCCCGCTCTGGGCCAGCAGGCACACTCCCGTGCAATAGCTCCACAGCTGGGTCTTCTTATCCAATTGGGTCAATGCGCGGATCAATGAGCGATTGCTCTCCAGCACCCGGGCCATCTTGGCCTCCGAATCCGCCCAGAGCCCGGGGATCAGCAGGGCCGTGCAGTCTGCCTCGGCCAGCGCAGTGTCCGGCTGCAGGCGCATGCCATGAACACAGTCGACCGGCTCGCTATCCAGCCCTACCCAGCACACTTCAAAGTGCCGCTCGCCGACCCGGCGATTGGCCGAGAGCAGCAGGTCGGCAAAGGTGAACAAGCCGGCCGGCATGCAGCCGGGATAGAGCAGCAAGCCTATTTTCTGGATCGGCATGAAATGTCCGTTTTATGGCAATTTCTGCCATCCTCCCGTGACGGGCATATTTTTACAATGGCAGCACCTGAATCGGAGCTCGCCATGAAAATCACTCAGCTGCGCAACGCCACCCTTATCGTCGAATTCGGCGATGTCCGCCTGCTGGTGGACCCCATGCTGGCAGCCCAGGGTCAATTTCCCCCGCTCAAATGGCTGACCGGCAACCGCCGGCGCAACCCGCTGGTCGAGCTGCCGGATAACGCCTCCGAGCTGCTGGACCAGGTGACCCACTGCCTGATCACCCACTGCCAGAAAGGCCACTTCGACCACCTCGACCGCGCCGGCGCCCGCTGGCTGCGCGAGCGCAAGCTGCCGGTCATCTGCATGGCGGAGGACGCGGACTATCTGCGCAAACTCCGGCTCAACGTTCAGGAGTTGCCCGAGCAGCCGGCCAGCCCCTTCTTCGGCGGCAGCATCCGGCCGATTCCCTGCCTGCACGGCGAAGGATTTATCGGCCGCTTGATGGCCCATGGGCATGGCTACTTCATCCAGATCCCGGGCGAACCCAGCCTCTATCTCGCTGGCGATACAATCCTCACCGCCGAGGTGCGCCACTGCCTGACCAGGCTGGCGCCGGAGGTCAGCGTCCTCCCGGCCGGCGGGGCGGTGTTCGATATCGGCAGCCCCATCATCATGGGCAAGGCGGACATGCTCGAAGCCGCCCGACTGAGCAAAGGCATAGTCGTGGCCAACCATCTGGAGGCCCTCGACCATTGCCCAGTGACCCGCACCGAGCTGCTGCGCGAAGCCGCCCAGCAGCAGCTGGGGGATCGACTGAGGGTGCCGCTGGATGGCGAAGCCTTGGTTTTCCAGACTGTGGACGCGGAAGTCGCAGAGAAGCGGCAAGCCCTTCCGAGCCTGTAACAACGCCCCGATGAGGGCCACCCGTAGGAACGAGCTCCACTCAACACCCTAGCCTCCGATCGCCAGCAGAGCTGGCTCCTACACAAGCACTGCGGGGTGCACCTACTCCGGCACTTCGACACTCACATGAATGGCGTCGTGCCGCCAGTACTCCAAGTCACAGTCGATCAACCGCCCATGCTGGTCGCGGTTGATCCGAGTGATGCGCAGCGCCGGGCCGCCGACCGCCACCTTGAGCGCCGCAGCCGCCTCAACCTGGAGCGCAGTGGGCACCATATCGAAGCGCACCCGCCCGTAGTAGATGTCGTACTCGCTGGCGTACAACTCGGTCAGCGAGCGGGTCAGGTCGAAGTCGAGGATGCCGGGAAAATAGACCGGATTCAGGTAGTGCTCGACATACAGCACCAGCCGCCCA comes from the Pseudomonas cavernicola genome and includes:
- the minE gene encoding cell division topological specificity factor MinE — encoded protein: MNIFDFFRERKKESTASIAKERLQIIVAHERGQRSQPDYLPALQQELVEVIRKYVNIDSDQVQVALENQGSCSILELNITLPDR
- a CDS encoding RluA family pseudouridine synthase is translated as MPLSNIEIIHQDAAILVINKPTLLLSVPGRADDNKDCLITRLQEHGFPEARIVHRLDWETSGLILLARDADSHRELSRQFHDRETEKAYTALCWGEPELDSGRIELPLRYDPPTKPRHVVDHELGRHALTFWRVLERCGHYSRVELTPITGRSHQLRVHMLSIGHPLLGDRLYAPEQALAAHERLCLHASMLAFSHPQTGERLRFDCPAPF
- a CDS encoding M18 family aminopeptidase, with the translated sequence MREELNQGLIDFLKASPTPFHATAGLAQRLEAAGFQALDERESWATEPGGRYYVTRNDSSIIAIKLGKRPPLDGGLRLVGAHTDSPCLRVKPQPELQRQGFLQLGVEVYGGALLAPWFDRDLSLAGRVTFREGGKVQSQLIDFQLPIAVIPNLAIHLNREANQGWPINAQNELPPILAQVAGDEPYDFRALLADQLSREHGLNADAVLDFELSFYDTQSAAVIGLNGDFIAGARLDNLLSCYAGLQALLNSEGDETCVLVSTDHEEVGSCSACGADGPMLEQVLRRLLPEGDAFVRIIQKSLLVSADNAHGVHPNYADKHDANHGPKLNAGPVIKVNSNQRYATSSETAGFFRHLCLAEEVPVQSFVVRSDMGCGSTTGPITAGQLGVRTVDIGLPTFAMHSIRELAGSHDLAHLVKVLTAFYGSAELS
- a CDS encoding GlxA family transcriptional regulator, with amino-acid sequence MPIQKIGLLLYPGCMPAGLFTFADLLLSANRRVGERHFEVCWVGLDSEPVDCVHGMRLQPDTALAEADCTALLIPGLWADSEAKMARVLESNRSLIRALTQLDKKTQLWSYCTGVCLLAQSGRLNGEAATATWWLADSVQARFPQVNWQLQRTQVFNRQTATASGASGYLPIAKAVIEGLLGVAVYRDIAKLMVLPRPEPAAPVFSAISLMEQTDPLLRRLHLLVEKRPAQQLNVQQLADELAVTARTLARRIKALTGNSVADQIRLIKLNQAGERLILTSDSVSLISDSLGFSDESSFRRSFKRVTGQTAVAYRQQFKL
- a CDS encoding MBL fold metallo-hydrolase yields the protein MKITQLRNATLIVEFGDVRLLVDPMLAAQGQFPPLKWLTGNRRRNPLVELPDNASELLDQVTHCLITHCQKGHFDHLDRAGARWLRERKLPVICMAEDADYLRKLRLNVQELPEQPASPFFGGSIRPIPCLHGEGFIGRLMAHGHGYFIQIPGEPSLYLAGDTILTAEVRHCLTRLAPEVSVLPAGGAVFDIGSPIIMGKADMLEAARLSKGIVVANHLEALDHCPVTRTELLREAAQQQLGDRLRVPLDGEALVFQTVDAEVAEKRQALPSL